In Mesorhizobium sp. 113-3-3, a genomic segment contains:
- a CDS encoding winged helix-turn-helix transcriptional regulator, which translates to MPRIRHERFDCSPGCTVEGTLRYIDGKWKGVVLYHLFEGTLRFNEIRRRIPNCTQRMLTNQLRELEADGLIARKIYPEVPPKVEYSLTPRGRSLEPVITALKAWGDANVTLVPEVSQAAA; encoded by the coding sequence ATGCCGCGCATTCGCCATGAACGATTCGATTGCAGCCCCGGCTGCACCGTGGAGGGAACGCTGCGCTATATCGACGGAAAGTGGAAAGGCGTCGTGCTCTACCATCTGTTCGAGGGGACGTTGCGCTTCAACGAGATCCGCCGGCGCATTCCGAACTGCACGCAGCGCATGCTGACCAACCAGCTGCGCGAACTGGAAGCCGATGGGCTGATCGCCCGCAAAATCTATCCGGAAGTGCCGCCGAAGGTGGAATACAGCCTGACACCGCGCGGCAGGAGCCTGGAACCAGTGATCACAGCGTTGAAGGCGTGGGGCGATGCGAATGTGACGCTTGTACCAGAGGTGTCCCAGGCCGCTGCTTGA
- the pyrE gene encoding orotate phosphoribosyltransferase yields the protein MKTDEVLGIFREAGAVLEGHFILTSGLRSPVFLQKARVFMHADKTERLCKALAEKIRAAVPGKIDYVVGPAIGGLIPAYETSRHLGVPAIWVEREGGEFRLRRFEIARGARVVIVEDIVTTGLSIRETIECLRELGAEVVAAACIIDRSAGKTHVGVPLIALAEYEVPAYPPDRLPPELAAIPAIKPGSRNI from the coding sequence ATGAAGACCGATGAAGTGCTGGGCATTTTCCGCGAGGCGGGTGCTGTTCTGGAGGGGCATTTCATCCTGACGTCCGGCCTGCGCAGCCCGGTCTTCCTGCAGAAGGCACGGGTGTTCATGCATGCCGACAAGACCGAACGCCTGTGCAAGGCGCTGGCCGAGAAGATCCGCGCCGCGGTGCCGGGAAAGATCGACTATGTCGTCGGCCCGGCGATCGGCGGCCTGATCCCGGCTTACGAGACCTCGCGCCATCTCGGCGTGCCGGCGATCTGGGTCGAGCGGGAAGGGGGCGAGTTCCGCCTGCGCCGCTTCGAGATCGCCAGGGGCGCGCGCGTCGTTATCGTCGAGGACATAGTCACCACCGGCCTGTCGATCCGCGAAACCATTGAATGCCTGCGCGAGCTTGGCGCCGAGGTGGTGGCGGCCGCCTGCATCATCGATCGCTCAGCCGGCAAGACCCATGTCGGCGTACCGCTGATCGCGCTCGCCGAATACGAGGTTCCGGCCTATCCGCCGGATCGGCTGCCGCCGGAGCTTGCCGCGATACCGGCGATCAAGCCCGGCAGTCGCAATATCTAG
- the dapA gene encoding 4-hydroxy-tetrahydrodipicolinate synthase, with protein sequence MLRGSLTALVTPFEKSGRFDEKAFRAFVEWQLAEGTTGLVPVGTTGESPTLSHDEHRHVVKVCIEVAKGRAPVVAGAGSNNTAEAVGLVQYAEKAGADAALVVTPYYNKPTQRGLYEHFAAVARATKLPIIIYNIPPRSVIDMMPETMGRLAHDFKNIVGVKDATGKVERVSEQRMTCGKDFIQLSGEDASALGFNAHGGVGCISVTSNVAPRLCAEFQEATLSGDSAKALELQDRLLPLHKAIFLEPGVSGAKYALSKLGKVENVLRSPLVTVEEATAAKIDAAMKHAGLIN encoded by the coding sequence ATGCTGAGAGGCTCGCTTACTGCGCTCGTGACACCGTTCGAAAAGAGCGGGCGTTTCGACGAGAAAGCCTTTCGCGCATTCGTCGAATGGCAACTCGCGGAAGGCACGACGGGCCTGGTTCCGGTGGGCACGACCGGCGAGTCGCCGACCCTGTCGCATGATGAGCATCGCCATGTCGTCAAGGTCTGCATCGAGGTGGCCAAGGGCCGCGCTCCGGTCGTCGCCGGTGCCGGCTCCAACAACACTGCCGAAGCCGTCGGCCTCGTGCAATATGCCGAAAAGGCCGGCGCCGATGCCGCCCTGGTCGTCACGCCCTATTACAATAAGCCGACGCAGCGCGGCCTCTACGAGCATTTCGCCGCCGTCGCCAGGGCGACGAAGCTGCCGATCATCATCTACAACATCCCGCCGCGCTCGGTGATCGACATGATGCCGGAGACGATGGGCCGGCTGGCGCACGACTTCAAGAACATCGTCGGCGTCAAGGACGCAACCGGCAAGGTCGAGCGTGTGTCCGAGCAGCGCATGACCTGCGGCAAGGATTTCATCCAGCTTTCCGGCGAGGATGCCTCGGCGCTCGGCTTCAACGCCCATGGCGGTGTTGGCTGCATTTCGGTGACCTCGAATGTCGCGCCGCGGCTGTGCGCCGAATTCCAGGAGGCGACGCTGTCCGGCGACAGCGCCAAGGCGCTTGAGTTGCAAGACCGTCTCTTGCCCTTGCACAAGGCGATCTTCCTCGAACCTGGCGTGTCCGGCGCCAAATACGCGCTGTCGAAGCTGGGCAAGGTCGAGAACGTGCTGCGGTCGCCGCTTGTCACGGTCGAGGAAGCGACCGCGGCGAAGATCGATGCGGCCATGAAGCACGCCGGCTTGATTAATTGA
- a CDS encoding uracil-DNA glycosylase: MTALPTSEPSRNCPLCPRLHDFIAEWRQREPSWFNAPVPTFLPPQGEDAVQLLIVGLAPGLRGANRTGRPFTGDYAGDLLYSTLIAHGFARGEFKARPDDGLELVGTAITNAVRCVPPENKPVGAEISTCRTFLVPTIARFPNLRAVLALGSIAHQSTVRALGGRVAAYPFKHGGQLPAGGITLFSSYHCSRYNTNTGVLTEEMFVNVFGEIAAFLRK, encoded by the coding sequence TTGACCGCCCTCCCCACTTCCGAACCAAGCCGCAACTGCCCGCTCTGCCCGCGGCTGCATGATTTTATTGCTGAGTGGCGGCAGCGCGAACCGTCCTGGTTCAACGCGCCGGTGCCGACCTTCCTGCCGCCGCAGGGCGAGGACGCCGTCCAGCTTCTGATCGTCGGGCTGGCGCCCGGACTGCGTGGCGCCAACCGCACCGGCCGCCCCTTCACCGGCGACTATGCCGGCGACCTGCTCTACTCGACGCTGATCGCGCACGGCTTCGCGCGCGGTGAGTTCAAGGCGCGGCCCGATGACGGGCTGGAGCTTGTCGGCACCGCGATCACCAACGCGGTGCGCTGCGTGCCACCGGAGAACAAGCCCGTCGGCGCCGAAATCTCGACCTGCCGGACATTCCTGGTGCCGACGATCGCCCGCTTCCCAAACCTGCGCGCCGTGCTGGCACTGGGGTCGATCGCCCACCAGTCGACGGTGCGCGCGCTCGGCGGGCGCGTCGCCGCCTATCCGTTCAAGCATGGCGGGCAACTGCCGGCCGGCGGCATCACGCTGTTTTCCAGCTATCACTGCTCGCGCTACAACACCAACACCGGTGTCTTGACGGAAGAAATGTTCGTCAACGTGTTCGGCGAGATCGCGGCGTTCCTGCGGAAATAA
- the rpoZ gene encoding DNA-directed RNA polymerase subunit omega: MARVTVEDCIDKVDNRFELVLLAGHRARQISQGAQITVPRDNDKNPVIALREIADETLSPDDLKEDLIHSLQKHVEVDEPEADGEVIADQTGGAVAAAETDDAEDNITFDRMTEEDLLAGIEGLVPPEKSDDY; encoded by the coding sequence ATGGCCCGCGTAACCGTTGAAGATTGCATCGACAAGGTCGACAACCGCTTCGAGCTGGTGCTTTTGGCCGGCCACCGTGCTCGCCAGATCAGCCAGGGCGCGCAGATCACCGTTCCTCGCGACAATGACAAGAACCCGGTCATCGCACTGCGCGAGATCGCCGACGAGACGCTGTCGCCCGACGACCTCAAGGAAGATCTGATCCATTCGCTGCAGAAGCATGTCGAGGTTGACGAGCCCGAGGCCGATGGCGAGGTGATCGCCGATCAGACCGGTGGCGCTGTCGCGGCCGCCGAAACCGACGATGCCGAGGACAACATCACCTTCGATCGCATGACCGAGGAAGATCTTCTGGCCGGCATCGAAGGTCTGGTGCCGCCGGAAAAGAGCGACGACTACTAA
- a CDS encoding glycoside hydrolase family 25 protein, which yields MKNRIILWGSVCLVFAALVVAGGFFYFHTYSPDRGKYPVRGIDVSHHQGQIDWRRVAADDVAFAVIKATEGGDHVDKAFAANLREARAAGIAVGAYHFFTFCRPGADQAKNFISVVPHDQPLLPPVVDVEFGGNCPQRPSPEQLNAELQAFLGPVEAAFGKTAIVYLTDEAETAYAGRIATRPLWLRSLLMEPDRQDWVYWQYHNRGRVDGIVGDVDLNVLQGGPEKLAALLASAH from the coding sequence TTGAAAAACCGGATCATCCTGTGGGGATCGGTCTGCCTGGTTTTTGCAGCGCTGGTCGTGGCCGGTGGCTTCTTCTACTTCCACACCTATTCTCCCGACCGTGGCAAATATCCGGTCAGAGGCATCGACGTTTCCCATCATCAGGGCCAGATCGACTGGCGGCGCGTTGCCGCTGACGATGTCGCCTTCGCCGTCATCAAGGCGACCGAAGGCGGCGATCATGTCGACAAAGCCTTTGCCGCCAATCTGCGTGAGGCCCGCGCGGCCGGCATCGCCGTCGGCGCCTATCATTTCTTCACCTTCTGCCGGCCCGGCGCCGACCAGGCGAAGAATTTCATCTCGGTCGTCCCGCACGATCAGCCCCTGCTGCCGCCGGTCGTCGATGTCGAGTTCGGCGGCAACTGTCCGCAGCGTCCGTCGCCCGAACAGTTGAATGCCGAGCTCCAAGCTTTCCTCGGACCCGTCGAAGCGGCGTTCGGCAAGACGGCGATCGTCTACCTGACCGATGAGGCAGAGACCGCCTATGCCGGGCGGATCGCTACTCGCCCGCTCTGGCTCCGCTCGCTGCTGATGGAACCGGACCGCCAGGACTGGGTCTATTGGCAATATCACAACAGGGGGCGTGTGGACGGCATTGTGGGTGACGTCGACTTGAACGTTTTGCAGGGCGGGCCGGAGAAATTGGCGGCGCTGCTTGCATCAGCGCATTGA
- a CDS encoding DUF2062 domain-containing protein yields MLFRRRKPDGLFERVRTYLWPRRSFSRSLQYFSKRILRLKATPHAVAAGVAAGVFASFFPVGFHFIIAAVLCWVIAGNLVAAALGAVFFGNPLTFPILWGASWETGKLILHDRLPAHGPPAHLGEMLHTLSFAKLWHPVLEPMLIGAVPLGLVFGLVFYGITRWGMNVFREQRRKRLAERASRREKSAHPGPSIGSAAR; encoded by the coding sequence GTGCTTTTTCGACGTCGCAAGCCTGATGGCCTTTTCGAACGGGTGCGCACCTATCTGTGGCCGCGCCGTTCGTTTTCGCGCTCGCTTCAGTATTTCTCGAAACGCATCCTGCGTCTGAAGGCCACGCCGCATGCGGTGGCCGCCGGGGTCGCGGCTGGTGTCTTCGCTTCGTTCTTTCCCGTTGGCTTCCATTTCATCATCGCCGCCGTTCTGTGCTGGGTGATCGCCGGCAATCTGGTGGCGGCGGCACTGGGCGCTGTTTTCTTCGGCAATCCGCTGACCTTTCCCATTCTGTGGGGCGCATCCTGGGAAACCGGCAAGCTCATCCTGCACGATCGCCTGCCGGCACATGGTCCGCCGGCGCATCTGGGCGAGATGCTGCACACGCTTTCCTTCGCGAAACTTTGGCATCCGGTGTTGGAGCCCATGCTGATCGGCGCGGTGCCGCTCGGGCTGGTGTTCGGTCTAGTGTTCTACGGTATCACGCGCTGGGGCATGAATGTTTTCCGCGAGCAGAGGCGCAAGCGGCTGGCCGAGCGCGCAAGCCGTCGCGAGAAGTCGGCCCATCCGGGTCCAAGCATCGGTTCCGCCGCACGATGA
- the smpB gene encoding SsrA-binding protein SmpB produces the protein MNQVRKADPNNKTVAENRKARFSYEVLDTIEAGLVLTGTEVKSLRQGQANIQDSYASVEGGEIWLINSYLPEYLQANRFNHEPRRRRKLLLNKREMAKLSQSVDREGMTLVPLKIYFNDQGRAKLLLAVGRGKKLHDKRETEKQRDWSREKGRLLKERG, from the coding sequence ATGAATCAAGTCAGAAAAGCCGATCCCAACAACAAGACCGTTGCGGAAAACCGCAAGGCGCGGTTTTCCTATGAGGTGCTCGACACGATCGAGGCCGGCCTGGTGCTGACCGGCACCGAGGTCAAGTCGCTGCGCCAGGGCCAGGCCAATATCCAGGACAGCTATGCCTCGGTCGAAGGCGGCGAGATCTGGCTGATCAATTCCTATCTGCCCGAATATCTGCAGGCCAACCGCTTCAACCACGAACCCAGGCGGCGCCGCAAACTCCTGCTCAACAAGCGCGAGATGGCCAAGCTGTCGCAGAGCGTCGACCGCGAAGGCATGACCCTGGTGCCGCTGAAAATCTATTTCAACGACCAGGGCCGCGCCAAGCTCTTGCTCGCCGTCGGCCGCGGCAAGAAGCTGCACGACAAACGCGAGACCGAGAAGCAGCGCGATTGGTCGCGTGAGAAGGGCCGGCTGTTGAAGGAACGCGGCTGA
- a CDS encoding VOC family protein, with the protein MIVGIDHFVLTVASLEATCAFYQRVLGFERIDTPGRPTALAFGNQKINVHEVRRTFEPKAKVPTPGSGDFCLITERPLDEIRARLDANGVVLELGPVERIGARGLMMSVYFRDPDDNLVEVSEYRS; encoded by the coding sequence ATGATCGTCGGTATCGATCATTTCGTGCTGACGGTGGCGTCGCTCGAAGCGACCTGCGCCTTTTACCAGCGCGTGCTGGGCTTTGAGCGCATCGATACGCCGGGCCGACCGACGGCGCTGGCTTTTGGCAACCAGAAGATCAATGTCCACGAAGTCCGCCGCACTTTTGAGCCGAAGGCGAAGGTGCCGACGCCAGGGTCAGGTGATTTCTGCTTGATCACCGAACGGCCGCTCGACGAAATCCGTGCCCGTCTCGACGCCAATGGCGTTGTGCTCGAGCTGGGACCGGTCGAACGCATTGGGGCGCGGGGCCTAATGATGTCTGTCTATTTCCGCGACCCGGACGACAATTTGGTCGAGGTCAGCGAATACCGGTCTTAG
- a CDS encoding LabA-like NYN domain-containing protein, which yields MFDPREKIALFIDGANLYATSRALGFDIDYRKLLSSFQKRGYLLRAYYYTALVEDQEYSSIRPLIDWLDYNGFKVVTKPAKEFTDSTGRRKIKGNMDIELTVDALELADVVDHYVIFSGDGDFRTLVEALQRRGRKVSIVSTMASQPPMISDDLRRQADHFIDLTTLKNEVGRDPSERPVRRPEPAEVDEDDY from the coding sequence ATGTTCGACCCTCGTGAAAAAATCGCCCTGTTCATCGACGGCGCCAATCTCTACGCCACCTCGCGCGCGCTTGGCTTCGACATCGACTATCGCAAGCTCTTGTCGAGTTTCCAGAAGCGCGGCTATCTCCTGCGCGCCTATTATTACACGGCGCTGGTCGAGGATCAGGAATACTCCTCGATCCGCCCGCTGATCGACTGGCTCGACTACAACGGCTTCAAGGTGGTGACCAAGCCCGCCAAGGAGTTCACCGACTCGACCGGCCGCCGCAAGATCAAGGGCAATATGGACATCGAACTGACGGTCGATGCGCTGGAACTCGCCGATGTCGTCGACCACTATGTCATCTTTTCCGGCGACGGCGACTTCCGCACCCTGGTCGAGGCGCTGCAGCGGCGCGGCCGCAAGGTGTCGATCGTCTCGACCATGGCCTCGCAGCCGCCGATGATCTCGGACGATCTGCGCCGCCAAGCCGATCATTTCATCGACCTGACGACGCTGAAGAACGAAGTCGGCCGCGATCCGTCGGAGCGGCCCGTGCGCCGGCCCGAACCGGCTGAAGTCGACGAGGACGACTACTGA
- a CDS encoding RelA/SpoT family protein: MMRQYELVERVQRYKPDVNEALLNKAYVYAMQKHGHQKRASGDPYFSHPLEVAAILTEMHMDEATIAVALLHDTIEDTTATRAEIDDLFGPEMGKLVEGLTKLKKLDLVSKKAEQAENLRKLLLAISEDVRVLLVKLADRLHNMRTLDHMPEAKRLRIAEETMDIYAPLAGRMGMQGMREELEEIAFRYINPEAYRAVTARLAEIFERNKGVLTDIEKALSALFEKHAINAGVKSRQKKPWSVFRKMEAKALSFEQLSDIFGFRVVVDTVEDCYRALGAIHTTWSMVPGRFKDYISTPKQNDYRSIHTTIVGPSRQRVELQIRTREMNKIAEYGVAAHSIYKDTGGKTNGAAHAISKETNAYAWLRRTIEQLAEGDNPEDFLENTKLELFQDQVFCFTPKGMLIALPRGATPIDFAYAVHTDVGDTCVGAKVNGRIMPLMTELKNGDEVEIIRSKAQVPPAAWESVVVTGKARAAIRRATKNAIRKQYSGLGARILERAFERAGKTFTKESLKPVLHRLARKDIEDVLASVGRGELASTDVMKAVFPDYKDERVTPAAPKQREEGWSKIRNAAGMLFQIPGRAARKDKDEPRDGAVPIRGVRGDLPVRFAPEGAVPGDRIVGIVQPGTGITIYPIQSPALQAFDDQPERWIDVRWDIDERTKERFPARVSVTAINAPGSLADIAQVVASNDANIHTLSMVRTAPDFTEMLIDLEVWDLKHLNRLLSQLKDNSSVSDARRVNG; the protein is encoded by the coding sequence ATGATGCGTCAGTATGAGCTTGTCGAGCGCGTCCAGCGCTACAAGCCTGACGTCAACGAGGCGTTGCTCAACAAAGCCTATGTCTATGCCATGCAGAAGCATGGCCACCAGAAGCGCGCTTCCGGCGATCCCTATTTCTCGCATCCGCTCGAAGTCGCCGCCATCCTCACCGAAATGCATATGGACGAGGCGACGATCGCTGTCGCTTTGCTGCACGACACCATCGAGGACACCACGGCGACGCGGGCCGAGATCGATGATTTGTTCGGCCCAGAAATGGGCAAGCTGGTCGAGGGCCTGACCAAGCTGAAGAAGCTCGATCTCGTCTCCAAGAAGGCCGAGCAGGCGGAAAACCTGCGCAAGCTGCTGCTGGCGATCTCGGAAGATGTTCGCGTGCTGCTGGTCAAGCTCGCCGACCGCCTGCACAACATGCGCACCCTCGACCACATGCCGGAGGCCAAGCGCCTGCGCATCGCCGAGGAGACGATGGACATCTATGCGCCGCTGGCCGGGCGCATGGGCATGCAAGGCATGCGCGAGGAGCTGGAGGAAATCGCCTTCCGCTACATCAATCCGGAAGCGTACCGCGCCGTCACCGCGCGGCTTGCCGAGATATTCGAGCGCAACAAGGGCGTGCTGACCGACATTGAAAAGGCGCTATCGGCGCTGTTTGAAAAGCATGCCATCAACGCCGGCGTCAAAAGCCGCCAGAAGAAGCCCTGGTCGGTGTTCCGTAAGATGGAGGCCAAGGCGCTGTCATTCGAGCAACTGTCCGACATTTTCGGCTTCCGCGTCGTCGTCGATACGGTCGAGGACTGCTATCGCGCGCTCGGCGCCATCCACACCACATGGTCGATGGTGCCCGGCCGTTTCAAGGACTACATCTCGACGCCGAAGCAGAACGACTACCGCTCGATCCACACCACCATCGTCGGCCCCTCGCGCCAGCGCGTCGAGCTGCAGATCCGCACCCGCGAGATGAACAAGATCGCCGAATACGGCGTCGCGGCCCACTCGATCTACAAGGACACGGGCGGCAAGACGAATGGCGCGGCCCATGCGATCTCGAAGGAGACCAATGCCTATGCCTGGCTGCGGCGTACCATCGAGCAGCTCGCCGAAGGTGACAATCCTGAGGATTTCCTCGAAAACACCAAGCTTGAACTGTTCCAGGACCAGGTATTCTGCTTCACGCCGAAAGGCATGCTGATTGCCTTGCCGCGCGGCGCCACGCCCATCGATTTCGCCTATGCGGTGCACACCGATGTCGGCGACACCTGCGTCGGCGCCAAGGTCAATGGCCGCATCATGCCGCTGATGACGGAGTTGAAGAATGGCGATGAGGTCGAGATCATCCGCTCCAAGGCGCAAGTGCCGCCGGCGGCGTGGGAATCGGTCGTCGTCACCGGCAAGGCGCGCGCCGCCATCCGCCGTGCCACCAAGAACGCCATCCGCAAGCAGTATTCGGGTCTCGGCGCACGTATTCTCGAACGCGCCTTCGAACGGGCCGGCAAGACCTTCACCAAGGAAAGCCTGAAACCGGTGCTGCACCGGCTGGCGCGCAAGGACATAGAGGACGTGCTGGCGTCGGTCGGCCGTGGCGAACTGGCCTCCACCGACGTCATGAAGGCGGTCTTCCCCGACTACAAGGACGAGCGTGTCACGCCGGCAGCGCCCAAGCAGCGCGAGGAAGGCTGGTCGAAGATCCGCAATGCCGCCGGCATGCTGTTCCAGATTCCAGGACGTGCCGCGCGCAAGGACAAGGACGAGCCGCGCGACGGCGCCGTGCCGATCCGCGGCGTGCGCGGCGACCTGCCGGTGCGCTTCGCGCCGGAAGGTGCTGTGCCTGGCGACCGCATCGTCGGCATCGTCCAGCCGGGCACCGGCATCACCATCTATCCGATCCAGTCGCCGGCGCTGCAGGCCTTCGACGACCAGCCCGAGCGCTGGATCGACGTGCGCTGGGACATTGACGAGCGCACCAAGGAGCGCTTTCCGGCGCGTGTCTCGGTTACCGCCATCAACGCGCCGGGGTCGCTCGCCGACATTGCCCAGGTCGTAGCGTCCAACGACGCCAACATCCATACGCTGTCGATGGTGCGCACGGCGCCCGACTTCACCGAAATGCTGATCGATCTCGAAGTCTGGGATCTGAAGCATCTCAACCGGCTGCTGTCGCAGCTCAAGGACAATTCGAGCGTCAGCGACGCACGGCGCGTCAATGGCTAG
- a CDS encoding zinc-binding alcohol dehydrogenase family protein — MRAVGYQIPAPITDEASLVDIDLPKPEPKGRQLLVEIKAISVNPVDTKIRRSAKPEAGSWRVLGWDAAGRVAAAGPDARLFKAGDDVFYSGALAPQGTNAEFHLVDERLVGRKPGSLDYAQAAALPLTAITAFEALFDRLDARKPVTGAANAILIIGGAGGVGSIAVQLARQLTDLTVIATASRPETRDWVVGLGAHHVIDHSKPLSSEVTALGIGAPAFVFSTTNTDKHLAEIAELIAPQGRFGLIDDPQTLDINPFKRKSVSVHWELMFTRSLFETQDMAAQGEYLNELSRLVDAGTIRTTLGETFGRINAANLKRAHALIETGKAKGKIVLEGF; from the coding sequence ATGCGCGCCGTCGGCTATCAAATCCCAGCTCCCATCACCGATGAGGCCTCCCTCGTCGACATCGACCTGCCCAAGCCGGAGCCGAAAGGCCGTCAACTGCTGGTCGAGATAAAGGCGATCTCGGTCAATCCGGTTGACACCAAGATAAGGCGAAGTGCCAAACCCGAAGCCGGGAGCTGGCGGGTGCTTGGTTGGGACGCAGCCGGCCGGGTCGCTGCAGCGGGGCCGGATGCCCGCCTGTTCAAGGCTGGGGACGACGTCTTCTATTCCGGAGCGCTCGCGCCGCAAGGCACCAATGCCGAGTTTCACCTCGTCGATGAGCGCCTCGTCGGCCGCAAGCCCGGCTCGCTCGACTATGCGCAGGCAGCCGCGTTGCCGCTGACGGCGATCACCGCCTTTGAGGCGCTGTTCGACCGTCTTGACGCGAGGAAGCCTGTCACGGGTGCCGCGAATGCCATCCTTATCATCGGCGGCGCCGGGGGCGTCGGCTCGATCGCGGTCCAGCTTGCGCGCCAACTGACCGATCTGACGGTGATTGCCACCGCATCGAGGCCGGAAACACGCGACTGGGTGGTTGGGCTTGGCGCCCATCATGTCATCGATCATTCCAAGCCGCTCAGCAGCGAGGTCACGGCACTCGGCATCGGCGCGCCAGCCTTCGTCTTCTCGACAACCAACACTGACAAGCATCTGGCCGAGATCGCTGAATTGATCGCACCGCAAGGCCGGTTCGGCTTGATCGACGATCCCCAGACGCTCGACATCAATCCTTTCAAGCGCAAGAGCGTTTCGGTCCATTGGGAGCTGATGTTCACCCGCTCGCTGTTCGAGACGCAGGACATGGCCGCACAGGGCGAGTATCTGAACGAGTTGTCGCGCCTTGTCGACGCCGGCACCATCCGCACCACGTTGGGCGAAACCTTCGGTCGGATCAATGCCGCCAATCTGAAGCGCGCCCATGCGCTGATCGAGACCGGCAAGGCCAAGGGCAAGATCGTGCTGGAAGGGTTCTGA